From a region of the uncultured Draconibacterium sp. genome:
- a CDS encoding aspartate aminotransferase family protein, which yields MELFNVYPLFDITPVKAEGCYVWDENGKKYLDLYGGHAVISIGHSHPTYVEKISNQLQQIGFYSNSVQNPLQKELAEKLGKQSDCEDYQLFLCNSGAEANENALKLASFITGKKKIISYKKGFHGRTSAAVAITDNPKIIAPVNETDNAVILPFNDINATEEVLKQGDVAAVIVEGIQGIGGIYVPDNEFLTKLKQLTEKYVAVLILDEIQSGYGRSGKFFAYQHTDIKPDIVTMAKGMGNGFPIGGVLIQPEIEPWFGMLGTTFGGNHLACAAAIAVLDVMKDENLVENAEKVGNYLMDKLATIDAEFEIRGEGLMIGLEFKKPIAEIRKKLLFDYGIFTGVSGQNIIRLLPPLSLTTEQADTFLAAFAKVLGSFAE from the coding sequence ATGGAACTATTTAATGTATATCCACTTTTCGACATCACTCCCGTAAAGGCAGAAGGCTGCTATGTTTGGGATGAGAACGGAAAGAAATATCTCGATCTTTACGGCGGGCACGCGGTAATTTCAATTGGGCACAGTCACCCAACTTATGTTGAAAAGATAAGCAATCAACTTCAGCAAATCGGATTTTATTCCAATTCAGTACAAAATCCTTTACAAAAGGAACTGGCTGAAAAATTGGGCAAACAATCGGACTGCGAAGATTACCAGTTATTTCTTTGCAACTCGGGTGCCGAAGCCAATGAGAATGCTCTGAAACTGGCCTCTTTTATTACCGGTAAAAAGAAAATTATCAGTTATAAAAAAGGTTTCCACGGACGTACTTCTGCCGCTGTGGCCATTACCGATAATCCGAAAATTATTGCTCCTGTTAACGAAACAGACAATGCGGTTATCCTGCCGTTTAACGATATTAACGCAACAGAAGAAGTTTTAAAACAAGGCGATGTAGCTGCGGTAATTGTTGAAGGAATTCAGGGAATTGGAGGGATTTACGTACCCGACAACGAATTCCTGACCAAACTGAAACAACTGACCGAAAAATATGTGGCCGTTCTAATTCTGGATGAAATACAGTCAGGTTACGGACGAAGCGGAAAATTCTTCGCCTATCAGCATACGGATATAAAACCCGACATTGTTACCATGGCAAAAGGAATGGGTAACGGATTCCCGATTGGAGGCGTACTGATTCAACCGGAAATTGAGCCGTGGTTTGGCATGCTCGGAACCACATTTGGAGGTAACCACCTGGCTTGTGCTGCTGCAATTGCAGTTCTGGATGTAATGAAAGACGAAAACCTTGTTGAGAATGCCGAAAAAGTTGGAAATTACCTGATGGATAAACTGGCGACAATTGATGCAGAATTTGAGATCAGAGGAGAAGGATTGATGATCGGTTTGGAATTTAAGAAACCAATTGCCGAAATTCGCAAGAAATTGCTTTTCGATTACGGTATTTTTACCGGTGTATCGGGGCAAAATATTATCAGGCTGTTGCCACCGCTCAGCCTTACAACCGAACAAGCCGACACCTTTTTAGCAGCATTTGCAAAAGTACTTGGTTCGTTCGCTGAATAA